One Cupriavidus taiwanensis LMG 19424 DNA segment encodes these proteins:
- a CDS encoding Bug family tripartite tricarboxylate transporter substrate binding protein, producing the protein MTHGRRNFLKQSSALAAGLAAGPLAGLSSAAQAADWPNRPIRLVVPYTAGGSSDIIARLVSKQLGEALGQSVVVDNRPGANGNVGAALVAQATDNHTLLLCDIGALAISPSVYTKLTFNIARDLKPVSMLAYSPHLLVVHPSVQVTSVKELVALSQRSQLNFAVTAIGSAPHLAGVAVEQATGAKWQYVPYKGGSQAIADTVGGSAQVLMNGMLATLPHVQSGKLKLIAQSKRTRMPLLQNVPTIAEQGVPNFESGTWQGVMAPASMPDAMVARISAELIRIIRAPDLRAQLVAQGAEVVTMTPGETGKFFVAEQTRWAGVVKQAGIKLEA; encoded by the coding sequence ATGACCCACGGACGCCGCAACTTCCTCAAGCAATCCTCCGCACTGGCCGCCGGCCTTGCCGCGGGGCCGCTCGCCGGCCTGTCTTCGGCCGCGCAGGCCGCGGACTGGCCCAACCGCCCGATCCGCCTGGTGGTGCCGTACACCGCCGGCGGTTCGTCGGACATCATCGCGCGCCTGGTCAGCAAGCAGCTGGGCGAGGCATTGGGCCAGTCCGTGGTGGTGGACAACCGCCCCGGCGCCAACGGCAACGTCGGCGCGGCACTGGTCGCGCAGGCGACCGACAACCACACGCTGCTGCTGTGCGATATCGGCGCGCTGGCTATCAGCCCGTCGGTCTACACCAAGCTGACGTTCAATATCGCCAGGGACCTGAAGCCGGTGTCGATGCTGGCGTATTCGCCGCACCTGCTGGTGGTGCATCCGTCGGTCCAGGTGACCAGCGTGAAGGAACTGGTGGCGCTGTCACAGCGCAGCCAGCTCAATTTCGCCGTGACCGCCATCGGCAGCGCGCCGCACCTGGCCGGCGTCGCGGTGGAGCAGGCCACCGGCGCCAAATGGCAATACGTGCCGTACAAGGGCGGCTCGCAGGCCATTGCCGACACCGTCGGCGGCAGCGCCCAGGTGCTGATGAACGGCATGCTCGCCACGCTGCCGCATGTGCAGTCGGGCAAGCTCAAGCTGATCGCGCAATCCAAGCGCACGCGCATGCCGCTGTTGCAGAACGTGCCGACCATCGCCGAGCAGGGCGTGCCGAACTTCGAATCGGGCACCTGGCAGGGCGTGATGGCCCCGGCCAGCATGCCCGACGCGATGGTGGCACGCATCAGCGCCGAACTGATCCGCATCATCCGCGCGCCGGACCTGCGCGCCCAGCTGGTGGCGCAGGGCGCCGAAGTGGTGACGATGACGCCGGGGGAAACCGGCAAGTTCTTCGTCGCCGAGCAAACGCGCTGGGCCGGGGTGGTGAAGCAGGCGGGGATCAAGCTGGAGGCTTGA
- a CDS encoding aldehyde dehydrogenase (NADP(+)), translating into MQITGDMLIGAQAVRGTEATLQAINPATGQAIGPDFHGGGEAEVERACALAEAAFDTYRNTTPEQRAAFLEAIAAGIEALGDTLIERAHLESALPIARLQGERGRTAGQLRLFATVLREGRWQQATFEPALPERNPPRPDLRMQRIAIGPVAVFGASNFPLAFSVAGGDTAAALAAGCPVVVKAHPAHLGTSELVGRAIQQAVRDAGLPEGVFSLLVGAGNAIGTALVSHPAIQAVGFTGSRAGGMALMRAANARPQPIPVYAEMSSINPVFLLPAALDARGAEIGRQLVDSLVLGVGQFCTNPGLVIGIEGPALDKFRAAALGALQGKPAATMLTPGIHAAYEQGVAQLSSLAGLRRIGHGADPVGANQARPEIFETSAAQFLADHRMQAEVFGPSTVLVVCRDMEEMLTVARQLEGQLTATMQLDDADHAAAQRLLPVLERKAGRVLCNGYPTGVEVAYAMVHGGPFPATSDVRSTSVGATAIDRFLRPVCYQNLPQALLPAALRK; encoded by the coding sequence ATGCAAATCACCGGCGACATGCTGATCGGCGCGCAAGCCGTGCGCGGCACCGAAGCGACGCTGCAGGCGATCAATCCCGCCACCGGCCAAGCCATCGGCCCTGACTTCCACGGCGGCGGCGAAGCCGAGGTCGAGCGCGCCTGCGCGCTGGCCGAAGCCGCCTTCGACACTTACCGCAACACCACGCCCGAACAGCGCGCGGCCTTCCTCGAGGCCATCGCCGCGGGCATCGAGGCACTGGGCGACACGCTGATCGAGCGTGCCCACCTCGAAAGCGCGCTGCCCATCGCGCGCCTGCAGGGCGAGCGCGGCCGCACCGCCGGCCAGCTGCGCCTGTTCGCCACCGTGCTGCGCGAGGGCCGCTGGCAGCAAGCCACCTTCGAGCCCGCGCTGCCCGAGCGCAACCCGCCGCGTCCGGACTTGCGCATGCAGCGGATCGCCATCGGCCCGGTTGCCGTGTTCGGCGCCAGCAACTTCCCGCTGGCCTTCTCCGTGGCCGGCGGCGACACCGCCGCGGCGCTGGCCGCGGGCTGCCCGGTGGTGGTCAAGGCGCACCCGGCGCACCTGGGCACCTCCGAACTGGTCGGGCGCGCGATCCAGCAAGCGGTGCGGGACGCCGGCCTGCCCGAGGGCGTGTTCTCGCTGCTGGTGGGCGCGGGCAATGCCATCGGCACGGCGCTGGTGTCGCATCCGGCGATCCAGGCGGTAGGCTTTACCGGCTCGCGCGCCGGCGGCATGGCGCTGATGCGCGCCGCCAACGCGCGCCCGCAACCGATCCCGGTGTACGCCGAGATGAGTAGCATCAACCCGGTGTTCCTGCTGCCCGCCGCGCTCGACGCGCGCGGCGCGGAGATCGGCCGCCAGCTGGTCGATTCGCTGGTGCTCGGCGTCGGCCAGTTCTGCACCAATCCCGGACTGGTGATCGGCATCGAAGGCCCTGCCCTGGACAAGTTCCGCGCGGCGGCGCTCGGCGCGCTGCAAGGCAAGCCGGCCGCAACGATGCTGACACCCGGCATCCATGCCGCGTACGAGCAGGGCGTGGCGCAGCTGTCGTCGCTTGCCGGACTGCGGCGCATCGGCCACGGCGCGGATCCCGTCGGCGCAAACCAGGCACGGCCGGAGATCTTCGAAACCAGCGCCGCGCAGTTCCTGGCCGACCACCGCATGCAGGCCGAGGTCTTCGGCCCGTCGACGGTGCTGGTGGTGTGCCGCGATATGGAGGAGATGCTGACAGTGGCGCGGCAGCTGGAAGGCCAGCTGACCGCAACGATGCAGCTCGACGACGCCGACCACGCCGCCGCGCAGCGCCTGCTGCCGGTACTGGAACGCAAGGCCGGGCGCGTGCTGTGCAACGGCTATCCCACCGGTGTCGAGGTGGCGTACGCGATGGTGCATGGCGGGCCGTTCCCGGCCACTTCGGATGTGCGTTCGACTTCGGTGGGCGCTACGGCGATCGACCGGTTCCTGCGGCCGGTCTGCTACCAGAACCTGCCGCAAGCTTTGCTGCCGGCGGCGCTGCGGAAATAA
- the kdgD gene encoding 5-dehydro-4-deoxyglucarate dehydratase: MLAPNELKQIVSEGLLSFPITDFDAQGDFAPKSYAARLEWLAPYGATALFAAGGTGEFFSLTPQDYSAVVDTAVRTCAGKVPILAGAGGPTRTAIAYAQEAQRLGAAGVLLLPHYLTEASQDGIAAHVEEVCKAVDIGVIVYNRANSKLNADQLARLAGRCPNLIGFKDGVGDIEAMVSIRRKLGDRFSYLGGLPTAEVYAAAYKALGVPVYSSAVFNFIPKTAMDFYRAIAADDHDTVGRLIDDFFLPYLAIRNRKAGYAVSIVKAGARLVGRDGGPVRAPLTDLTGEEMEMLGALINKLGPQ, encoded by the coding sequence ATGCTCGCACCCAACGAACTCAAGCAAATCGTCTCCGAAGGCCTGCTGTCCTTCCCCATCACCGACTTCGACGCCCAGGGCGACTTCGCGCCGAAGTCCTACGCCGCCCGCCTCGAGTGGCTGGCCCCCTACGGCGCCACCGCGCTGTTCGCGGCCGGCGGCACGGGCGAGTTCTTCTCGCTGACGCCGCAGGATTACTCGGCCGTGGTCGACACTGCCGTGCGTACCTGCGCCGGCAAGGTGCCGATCCTGGCCGGTGCCGGCGGACCCACCCGCACCGCCATCGCCTATGCGCAGGAAGCCCAGCGCCTGGGCGCCGCCGGCGTGCTGCTGCTGCCGCACTACCTGACCGAAGCCAGCCAGGACGGCATTGCCGCCCACGTGGAAGAAGTCTGCAAGGCGGTCGATATCGGGGTGATCGTCTACAACCGCGCCAACTCGAAGCTCAACGCCGACCAGCTGGCCCGCCTGGCGGGGCGCTGCCCCAACCTGATCGGCTTCAAGGATGGCGTGGGCGACATCGAGGCCATGGTCAGCATCCGCCGCAAGCTGGGCGACCGCTTCTCCTACCTGGGCGGCCTGCCCACCGCCGAGGTCTATGCCGCGGCCTACAAGGCGCTGGGCGTGCCGGTGTATTCGTCGGCGGTATTCAACTTCATCCCGAAGACGGCGATGGACTTCTACCGCGCCATCGCCGCGGATGACCACGACACCGTGGGCCGCCTGATCGACGACTTCTTCCTGCCCTACCTCGCCATCCGCAACCGCAAGGCCGGCTATGCGGTCAGCATCGTCAAGGCGGGTGCACGCCTGGTGGGCCGCGACGGCGGTCCCGTGCGCGCGCCCCTGACGGACCTGACCGGCGAGGAAATGGAGATGCTGGGCGCGCTGATCAACAAGCTCGGCCCGCAATAA
- a CDS encoding DedA family protein/thiosulfate sulfurtransferase GlpE, which translates to MGELQALLENHGLMLVFLNVLVEQAGLPVPAYPMLFVAGALGVQETGPSIGAVLAAVIAACVIADTGWYFAGRRLGQPMLRTICKVSISPDSCIRQTQSLYLRVGPRSLVVAKLLPGAGALSTAMAGMTGTPLPVFLFYDAIGALVWAGSGLLIGVVFSDFIDAILEGFSTYGHMAVVAVVGAFLLFLAWRSWRRFRLLRITRRVPRMSVDELESRRLAGTLPVVIDVRAHGDLPMERIPGSMVLDMQGALDSLDALGVAPAEADIVVYCACPNEMSAALLAERLRLAGYARTWALAGGFDEWKRRHGATVPPAVTHPGPGQATAR; encoded by the coding sequence GTGGGAGAGTTACAGGCCTTGCTGGAAAACCACGGGCTGATGCTGGTGTTCCTGAACGTACTGGTCGAGCAGGCCGGCCTGCCGGTGCCGGCCTATCCGATGCTGTTCGTCGCCGGCGCCCTGGGGGTGCAGGAAACCGGGCCGTCGATCGGCGCGGTGCTGGCCGCGGTCATCGCGGCCTGCGTGATTGCCGACACCGGCTGGTACTTTGCCGGGCGCCGGCTGGGGCAGCCGATGCTGCGCACCATCTGCAAGGTATCGATCTCGCCCGATTCCTGCATCCGCCAGACCCAGTCGCTGTACCTGCGCGTGGGGCCGCGCTCGCTGGTGGTCGCCAAGCTGCTGCCCGGTGCCGGCGCGCTGTCGACCGCAATGGCCGGCATGACGGGCACGCCGCTGCCGGTATTCCTCTTCTACGACGCGATCGGCGCGCTGGTGTGGGCCGGCAGCGGCCTGCTGATCGGCGTGGTGTTCAGCGACTTTATCGATGCCATCCTGGAGGGCTTCAGCACCTATGGCCATATGGCCGTGGTGGCGGTGGTGGGGGCGTTCCTGCTGTTCCTGGCGTGGCGCTCGTGGCGCCGTTTCCGGCTGCTGCGCATCACCCGGCGCGTGCCCCGCATGAGCGTCGATGAACTGGAGTCGCGCCGGCTGGCCGGCACGCTGCCGGTGGTGATCGACGTGCGCGCGCATGGCGACCTGCCGATGGAGCGCATCCCCGGCTCGATGGTGCTCGACATGCAGGGCGCGCTCGACAGCCTCGACGCGCTGGGCGTGGCGCCGGCCGAGGCCGACATCGTGGTCTATTGCGCGTGTCCGAACGAGATGTCAGCGGCGCTGCTGGCCGAACGCCTGCGTTTGGCCGGCTATGCCAGGACCTGGGCGCTGGCCGGCGGCTTCGACGAATGGAAGCGGCGGCACGGCGCCACCGTGCCGCCCGCCGTCACCCATCCCGGACCGGGCCAGGCGACGGCACGCTGA
- a CDS encoding DUF1177 domain-containing protein, whose amino-acid sequence MALQQTLVIHEALDSPHANGAVVSELFAPYSDAGVSVQVTTVRNAPPEDAANTTDFITIVIPGSAGKRGGGKAPTLGVIGRNGAIGARPELVGLVSDADGPIGCLAVALKLAQMKARGDHVPGDVIVTTHLSTNVSMVPHDPVPFMGMPVSSDTMNDYQVLPEMDAILSIDASKGNSIVKHRGFAISPTAMQGYILRVAPDLVATMESTTGCPAVTFPISLQDITPYHNGLYHFNSIMQPHVATRAPVVGVAVTAQSVVSGSATSANHEVDIAEAVRFCVEVSKRFGAGKCQFFHAAEWEKIRAAYPDLSVFQTAGKR is encoded by the coding sequence ATGGCCCTGCAGCAGACGCTGGTCATTCACGAAGCCCTGGACAGCCCGCACGCCAACGGCGCGGTCGTCAGCGAACTGTTCGCGCCGTACTCCGACGCCGGCGTGTCGGTGCAAGTCACCACGGTCCGCAACGCGCCGCCCGAAGACGCGGCCAATACCACCGACTTCATCACCATCGTGATCCCGGGCAGCGCCGGCAAGCGTGGCGGCGGCAAGGCGCCGACGCTGGGCGTGATCGGCCGCAATGGCGCCATCGGCGCGCGTCCGGAACTGGTCGGGCTGGTGTCCGATGCCGATGGTCCGATCGGCTGCCTGGCGGTGGCGCTCAAGCTGGCGCAGATGAAGGCGCGCGGCGACCACGTGCCGGGCGACGTGATCGTGACCACCCACCTGTCGACCAATGTCTCGATGGTGCCGCACGATCCGGTGCCGTTCATGGGCATGCCGGTGTCTTCCGACACCATGAACGACTACCAGGTGCTGCCGGAAATGGACGCGATCCTGTCGATCGATGCGTCCAAGGGCAACAGCATCGTCAAGCATCGCGGCTTTGCGATCTCGCCGACGGCGATGCAGGGCTATATCCTGCGCGTCGCGCCGGACCTGGTGGCGACCATGGAATCGACCACCGGCTGCCCGGCGGTGACCTTCCCGATCTCGCTGCAGGACATCACGCCGTACCACAACGGCCTCTATCACTTCAACAGCATCATGCAGCCGCACGTGGCCACGCGGGCCCCGGTGGTGGGCGTCGCGGTGACGGCGCAGTCGGTGGTGTCGGGCAGCGCGACCTCGGCCAACCACGAGGTCGACATCGCCGAAGCGGTACGCTTCTGCGTGGAAGTGTCCAAGCGCTTTGGCGCCGGCAAGTGCCAGTTCTTCCATGCCGCCGAGTGGGAAAAGATCCGCGCCGCCTACCCGGACCTGTCGGTGTTCCAGACCGCCGGCAAGCGCTGA
- a CDS encoding porin produces the protein MSPTLRRAMRLALPALLALPATTMAQSGVTLYGVIDTALTYQTNSNPAGDAQIGLQQGGEGFLSGSRFGLKGVEDLGGGVKAGFVLENGLLADTGRLDQQGQLFGRQAYVKIGNQWGELALGRQYTTANTMLYYVDPLGVGAAPSNAWMVYLTGQRYDNAVSYTGNFGPVSLIAEYALGETAGNTRAMSSMSFGARYAAGPITAVGDFQQTRDSQSRNANIYLAGLKASVGRASLFANYIHSDRDAGFDASKGGTDTATITSMSTAATPTNRAAISSVFGSSRHDDFFTLGASYAVTGNVTLIGSVMHNRTRADSFSGNRTTAYAVADYAFSKRTDAYLALAYDRVHGDWSGLFGNNTTSWTGGSGTPLDGRDTQTTVMVGLRHQF, from the coding sequence ATGAGCCCAACCCTTCGCCGTGCCATGCGCCTGGCACTTCCAGCGCTGCTGGCCCTGCCCGCCACCACCATGGCGCAATCCGGCGTCACGCTGTACGGCGTCATCGATACCGCGCTGACATACCAGACCAACTCAAACCCCGCCGGCGACGCCCAGATCGGCCTGCAGCAGGGCGGCGAAGGCTTCCTGTCTGGCAGCCGCTTCGGCCTGAAGGGGGTCGAGGACCTGGGCGGCGGCGTGAAGGCCGGCTTCGTGCTGGAGAACGGGCTGCTGGCCGACACCGGCCGGCTCGACCAGCAAGGCCAGCTGTTCGGCCGCCAGGCGTACGTGAAGATCGGCAATCAGTGGGGCGAGCTGGCGCTGGGCCGGCAGTACACCACCGCCAACACCATGCTGTACTACGTCGATCCGCTCGGCGTGGGCGCGGCGCCGTCCAATGCATGGATGGTCTACCTGACCGGCCAGCGCTACGACAACGCCGTCAGCTATACCGGCAATTTCGGCCCGGTGTCGCTGATCGCCGAATACGCGCTCGGCGAGACCGCGGGCAACACCCGCGCGATGTCGTCGATGTCGTTCGGCGCCAGGTACGCGGCCGGGCCGATCACCGCGGTCGGCGACTTCCAGCAGACCCGCGACAGCCAGAGCCGCAACGCCAACATCTATCTGGCGGGCCTGAAGGCCTCGGTGGGCCGCGCCAGCCTGTTTGCCAACTACATCCACAGCGACCGCGACGCTGGCTTCGACGCGTCGAAGGGCGGCACCGACACGGCCACCATCACCAGCATGTCGACCGCGGCCACGCCGACCAACCGTGCGGCGATCAGCTCGGTGTTCGGCAGCAGCCGGCACGATGACTTCTTCACGCTGGGTGCCAGCTACGCGGTGACCGGCAATGTCACCCTGATTGGCAGCGTGATGCACAACCGCACCCGCGCCGACAGCTTCAGCGGCAACCGCACCACCGCCTATGCGGTGGCCGACTACGCCTTCAGCAAGCGCACCGACGCCTACCTGGCGCTGGCCTACGACCGCGTCCACGGCGACTGGTCGGGCCTGTTCGGCAACAACACCACCAGCTGGACCGGCGGCAGCGGCACGCCGCTGGACGGGCGCGACACGCAGACCACGGTGATGGTCGGCCTGCGCCACCAGTTCTGA
- the pepE gene encoding dipeptidase PepE: protein MTQRILLMSSSRKDNLGYLEHAGEQIHTLLRHEPRKVLFVPFAGVTFSFDTYEGMVRPVFEKLGYALQSIHHSADPLRAVQQADAIAVGGGNTFALLKRLYDAGIVDAIRTKVRAGTPYVGWSAGSNVACPTIRTTNDMPIVQPPSLRALGLVPFQINPHFISGKPAGHNGESREERLAEFLHINAPEQVFALPEGSALYSDGTTGTVLGERHALWFPAEGQVETIREGEAFALSQITGPAGMQDWPGFAV from the coding sequence ATGACCCAACGCATCCTTCTGATGAGCAGCTCGCGCAAGGACAACCTCGGCTACCTCGAGCACGCCGGCGAGCAGATCCACACGCTGCTCAGGCACGAGCCGCGCAAGGTGCTGTTCGTGCCGTTCGCCGGCGTGACCTTCAGCTTCGACACCTACGAGGGCATGGTCAGGCCTGTGTTCGAGAAGCTGGGCTACGCGCTGCAATCGATCCATCACAGCGCCGATCCGCTGCGCGCCGTGCAGCAGGCCGACGCCATCGCGGTCGGCGGCGGCAACACCTTCGCGCTGCTCAAGCGCCTGTACGACGCCGGTATCGTCGACGCGATCCGCACGAAGGTGCGTGCGGGCACGCCGTACGTGGGCTGGAGCGCCGGCAGCAACGTCGCCTGCCCGACCATCCGCACCACCAACGACATGCCGATCGTGCAGCCGCCGTCGCTGCGCGCGCTGGGCCTGGTGCCGTTCCAGATCAATCCGCACTTCATCAGCGGCAAGCCCGCGGGGCACAACGGCGAAAGCCGCGAAGAGCGGCTGGCGGAGTTCCTGCACATCAACGCGCCGGAACAGGTGTTCGCGCTGCCGGAAGGCTCGGCGTTGTATTCCGATGGCACCACCGGAACCGTGCTGGGCGAGCGCCATGCGCTGTGGTTCCCGGCGGAAGGGCAGGTCGAGACGATTCGCGAGGGCGAGGCGTTCGCACTGTCGCAGATCACCGGGCCGGCGGGCATGCAGGACTGGCCGGGCTTTGCCGTTTGA
- a CDS encoding aminotransferase class V-fold PLP-dependent enzyme, which produces MDIQAIRADTPLTASTIYLDTAAASIPPDAVLDTVRSYLLDTGHVGIYLPAFRKATYARVEAVRATLAAWLNCAADELAFTKNATESISIVARGIGWQAGDEVLVADTEMLSNLLPWRRLEQSHGIVVKMVAADAEGLLSAEAFAAAITPRTRLLTFSHLPNSSGAVQPAAQICAIARQHGVLSLVNGAQSVGMLRSDVAELGCDFLAGCGRKALRATEGSGFLYVRRALIAQVEPMLVGWWNGAYDRATGAPSLVPGAKRFEAGCPIVPAILGLGTALDYAAAIGIDAIEARVRDLTEYAVARLSSIPGFELYGPTDVAQRIGIVPFNVRGTDPARIVAALEAQQCIIEAGNFMADAILARYGVSTMARVSLHYFNTHDEIDRVATLVRAAIA; this is translated from the coding sequence ATGGATATCCAGGCAATCCGCGCCGACACCCCGCTGACGGCGTCCACCATCTATCTCGACACTGCCGCGGCCTCGATCCCGCCCGACGCCGTGCTCGACACCGTGCGCAGCTACCTGCTCGACACCGGCCATGTCGGCATCTACCTGCCGGCATTCCGCAAAGCGACCTATGCGCGTGTGGAAGCGGTGCGGGCCACGCTGGCCGCATGGCTGAACTGCGCGGCCGACGAGCTCGCCTTCACCAAGAACGCGACCGAGAGCATTTCGATCGTTGCGCGCGGCATCGGCTGGCAAGCCGGCGATGAAGTGCTGGTGGCCGACACCGAGATGCTGAGCAACCTGCTGCCGTGGCGCCGGCTGGAGCAATCGCACGGCATCGTGGTGAAGATGGTGGCCGCCGACGCCGAAGGCCTGCTGTCAGCCGAGGCATTTGCCGCGGCCATCACGCCGCGCACGCGCCTGCTGACCTTTTCGCACCTGCCCAATTCCAGCGGCGCGGTGCAGCCCGCCGCGCAGATCTGCGCGATCGCGCGCCAGCACGGCGTGCTGTCGCTGGTCAACGGCGCGCAGAGCGTGGGCATGCTGCGCTCGGACGTGGCCGAACTCGGCTGCGATTTCCTCGCCGGCTGCGGCCGCAAGGCGCTGCGCGCGACCGAGGGCTCCGGCTTCCTGTACGTGCGCCGCGCGCTGATCGCCCAGGTCGAGCCGATGCTGGTGGGCTGGTGGAACGGCGCCTATGACCGCGCCACCGGCGCACCGTCGCTGGTGCCGGGCGCGAAGCGCTTCGAAGCGGGCTGCCCTATCGTGCCGGCCATCCTGGGCCTGGGCACCGCCCTCGACTACGCCGCCGCGATCGGCATCGACGCCATCGAGGCGCGCGTGCGCGACCTGACCGAGTATGCGGTGGCCAGGCTGTCGTCGATCCCCGGCTTCGAGCTGTACGGCCCGACCGACGTGGCCCAGCGCATCGGCATCGTGCCGTTCAACGTGCGCGGCACCGACCCGGCCCGCATCGTCGCCGCGCTGGAAGCGCAGCAGTGCATCATCGAAGCCGGCAATTTCATGGCCGACGCGATCCTGGCGCGCTACGGCGTTTCAACCATGGCGCGCGTGTCGCTGCACTACTTCAACACGCATGACGAGATCGACCGCGTCGCCACGCTGGTGCGTGCCGCGATCGCCTGA
- a CDS encoding OPT/YSL family transporter encodes MTMPTQLNAPMAAQPATRTRFMEPLLLLVSVGLSVFGAMIGMQLIVSLGISANTSIIGALIAIVFSRIPLEVTRRFRVLERQNLVQTAISSATFGAANSLMIPIGVPYAMGMPELATPMLIGAVIAMFVDGAMLYFLFGSKIFPATGTWPAGIATAEAIWAGDRGGRKAAFLGLGIAVGVGGAWLGVPMSAFGAAFLGNLAALTMFGVGLLVRGYSVALTGIDIAKAYIPHGLMIGAGIVALFQVAHEIRRARHAPAADARTIEVPAARASRILSGGFLVYLAIALLISVLAGHISDMSLGMLVLFVLYAAFAAYVHELIVGIAAMHSGWFPAFAVALITLTIGILIGFPPTALAVLVGFSAATGPAFADMGYDLKTGYLLRGEGRDMEAELAGRKQQFLAAMIGFAVAAVVVVVFHGSFFAQGLIPPVDRVYAASIKAGSSAEIARNLMIWAVPGALLQWLGGSKRQLGILLSTGMLIASPLAGWAVLAGLAIRFVLQRLRGDRHVAEMSAFAGGVIAGDALFSFFGSVTKLKK; translated from the coding sequence ATGACCATGCCAACACAACTGAACGCGCCGATGGCGGCGCAGCCCGCGACACGGACGCGCTTCATGGAGCCCTTGCTGCTGCTGGTCTCCGTCGGGCTGTCCGTGTTCGGCGCCATGATCGGCATGCAGCTGATCGTGTCGCTGGGGATCTCGGCAAATACCTCGATCATCGGCGCGCTGATCGCGATCGTGTTCTCGCGCATCCCGCTCGAGGTCACGCGGCGCTTCCGCGTGCTGGAGCGGCAGAACCTGGTGCAGACCGCGATCTCTTCGGCCACCTTCGGCGCCGCCAACTCGCTGATGATCCCGATCGGCGTGCCGTATGCGATGGGCATGCCCGAGCTGGCCACGCCGATGCTGATCGGCGCGGTGATCGCCATGTTCGTCGACGGCGCGATGCTGTACTTCCTGTTCGGCAGCAAGATCTTCCCGGCCACCGGCACTTGGCCGGCCGGCATCGCCACCGCCGAGGCCATCTGGGCCGGCGACCGCGGCGGGCGCAAGGCCGCCTTCCTGGGCCTGGGCATCGCCGTGGGCGTGGGCGGCGCATGGCTGGGCGTGCCGATGTCCGCGTTCGGCGCGGCGTTCCTCGGCAACCTGGCGGCGCTGACCATGTTCGGCGTCGGTCTGCTGGTGCGCGGCTATTCGGTGGCGCTGACCGGCATCGACATCGCCAAGGCGTATATCCCGCACGGGTTGATGATCGGCGCGGGGATCGTCGCCCTGTTCCAGGTCGCCCATGAAATCCGCCGCGCGCGCCACGCCCCCGCGGCCGACGCGCGCACCATCGAAGTCCCGGCCGCACGCGCCAGCCGCATCCTGTCGGGCGGCTTCCTGGTCTACCTGGCTATCGCGCTGCTGATCTCGGTGCTGGCCGGTCATATCTCCGACATGTCGCTGGGCATGCTGGTGCTGTTCGTGCTCTACGCCGCCTTTGCCGCCTACGTGCATGAGCTGATCGTCGGCATCGCGGCGATGCACTCGGGCTGGTTCCCGGCCTTCGCGGTGGCGCTGATCACGCTGACCATCGGCATCCTGATCGGCTTCCCGCCCACGGCGCTGGCAGTGCTGGTGGGCTTCTCGGCCGCGACCGGCCCCGCCTTCGCCGACATGGGCTACGACCTCAAGACCGGCTACCTGCTGCGCGGCGAAGGCCGTGACATGGAGGCAGAACTGGCCGGCCGCAAGCAGCAGTTCCTGGCCGCGATGATCGGCTTCGCGGTGGCCGCGGTGGTGGTGGTGGTGTTCCACGGCAGCTTCTTCGCGCAGGGCCTGATCCCGCCGGTGGACCGCGTCTACGCGGCGTCGATCAAGGCGGGCTCGTCGGCCGAGATCGCGCGCAACCTGATGATCTGGGCCGTCCCCGGCGCGCTGCTGCAGTGGCTCGGCGGCTCGAAGCGCCAGCTTGGCATCCTGCTCTCCACCGGCATGCTGATTGCCTCGCCGCTGGCCGGCTGGGCGGTGCTGGCGGGCCTGGCGATCCGCTTCGTGCTGCAGCGCCTGCGCGGCGACAGGCACGTGGCCGAGATGAGCGCCTTTGCCGGCGGCGTGATCGCGGGCGACGCCCTGTTCAGCTTCTTCGGTTCGGTCACCAAGCTGAAGAAGTAA